A genomic segment from Gemmatimonadota bacterium encodes:
- the flgN gene encoding flagellar export chaperone FlgN — MMQTYQEHPVQEGNFRTSTAPVSPAALEALCDALLSERKLIDDLTDVVLRQRSAVATDDLQAVDDSVFATHRLLLTLGEARKRRRSINAMVGCKEETGVKHLEDALGKWMTPRLRQAREELQIAAGRLSREIGINRRILREAISNSDSFVRAVVGAPTDATQQGYGSATPSAYTRSDAIAFSRTA, encoded by the coding sequence ATGATGCAGACGTATCAGGAACACCCGGTCCAGGAAGGCAACTTTCGGACGAGCACCGCGCCGGTGTCACCCGCCGCGCTGGAGGCGCTGTGCGATGCGCTGCTATCCGAGCGCAAGCTCATCGACGATCTCACGGACGTCGTTCTGCGCCAGCGCTCCGCTGTTGCCACGGACGACCTGCAGGCGGTCGACGATTCCGTATTCGCGACACACCGTCTCCTTCTCACGCTTGGCGAGGCACGCAAGCGGCGCCGCTCGATCAACGCGATGGTCGGCTGCAAGGAAGAGACTGGGGTAAAACACCTTGAAGATGCGCTGGGCAAGTGGATGACGCCGCGTCTTCGTCAGGCCCGCGAGGAGCTGCAGATCGCCGCAGGGCGCCTCTCGCGCGAGATAGGCATCAACCGACGCATCCTGCGCGAAGCGATATCGAATAGCGATTCGTTCGTCAGAGCGGTCGTCGGCGCACCTACAGACGCAACCCAACAGGGCTACGGCTCAGCAACGCCGTCCGCTTACACGCGCAGCGACGCCATCGCCTTCTCGCGCACCGCATAA
- the motA gene encoding flagellar motor stator protein MotA: MFVIIGLVVVFGSILGGFIMEHGKVAALIQISEFVVIGGAAFGSMVVGNPPALIKRVFGSVFGLLKTSPYTEKAYGELLQLLYDVFQKARKEGLIGLEAHIEDPEKSDIFNKYPSVAKNHHAVAFLTDTLKVLLTGAVEDHHLAEILDLDLERQHEEAMLVPGALNRVGDAMPGFGIVAAVLGVVITMGSIGGAASEIGEKVAAALVGTFLGILLSYGVVGPIASAVETRIRAEEAYMMSIRTALLAFARGDSPMTAVEFARRNIEPGDRPSFSELENLTRRRAA; encoded by the coding sequence GTGTTCGTAATCATTGGTTTGGTGGTCGTATTCGGCAGCATCCTCGGCGGATTCATAATGGAGCACGGCAAGGTAGCTGCCCTGATCCAGATATCTGAATTCGTCGTCATTGGCGGCGCCGCATTCGGATCAATGGTCGTCGGCAACCCGCCGGCGCTCATCAAGCGCGTATTCGGGTCGGTGTTCGGGCTTCTCAAGACGAGCCCGTACACGGAAAAGGCGTATGGTGAGCTGCTGCAGCTGTTGTACGACGTATTCCAGAAGGCGCGCAAGGAAGGCCTTATCGGCCTTGAAGCTCATATCGAAGATCCGGAGAAGTCCGACATCTTCAACAAGTATCCATCGGTCGCGAAGAATCATCATGCGGTCGCGTTCCTCACGGACACGCTGAAGGTGCTTCTGACGGGCGCAGTGGAAGACCATCATCTCGCGGAGATTCTGGATCTCGATCTCGAGCGCCAGCACGAGGAAGCGATGCTCGTGCCCGGCGCGTTGAACAGAGTCGGTGACGCGATGCCTGGTTTCGGAATCGTGGCCGCCGTGCTTGGCGTCGTGATCACGATGGGATCGATTGGCGGCGCTGCGTCGGAGATCGGCGAGAAGGTGGCCGCCGCACTGGTCGGAACGTTCCTTGGAATTCTGCTGTCGTACGGAGTGGTCGGTCCGATCGCGTCTGCAGTCGAGACGAGGATACGCGCGGAGGAGGCATACATGATGTCGATCCGCACTGCCCTGCTCGCGTTTGCGCGTGGCGATTCGCCGATGACAGCTGTCGAATTCGCGCGCCGCAACATAGAGCCAGGCGATCGTCCAAGTTTCTCCGAGCTGGAGAACTTGACTCGCCGCCGCGCTGCCTGA
- a CDS encoding flagellar basal body L-ring protein FlgH, with translation MGDATRNRITRAIACAAIACAAIASAAIAGASVAGAQAPSTAARAGTQAPAGGQAAGQSAQSTPPLTSTAVAGRQSWLSDRRDFHLGDIVTVLVDEYTLTSLDKEVNATENRQRGLGLGINTPSSNKTYGINSNNNNQSQNSGLDARTNRLTTEMSARVVAIAPNGVMQLKGNKIIKVEESKVNLTLTGWVRVQDVAPDNSVQSFRMADADLDYQAEGPLGKAKSGIIGRLLGAFWP, from the coding sequence ATGGGTGATGCAACGAGGAACAGAATCACCCGCGCGATCGCATGTGCAGCGATCGCATGTGCAGCGATCGCATCTGCGGCAATCGCAGGCGCGTCCGTCGCGGGCGCGCAGGCACCGAGCACAGCTGCGCGAGCCGGAACGCAGGCTCCTGCCGGTGGCCAGGCGGCAGGGCAATCAGCGCAGAGTACGCCTCCGCTCACGTCGACAGCCGTAGCAGGCAGACAGTCGTGGCTCTCGGATCGCAGGGATTTCCATCTGGGCGACATCGTGACCGTGCTGGTGGACGAGTACACGCTCACTTCGCTGGACAAGGAAGTGAATGCGACGGAGAACCGTCAACGTGGCCTCGGACTCGGCATCAACACGCCGTCCAGCAACAAGACCTACGGTATCAACTCGAACAACAACAATCAATCCCAGAACAGCGGATTGGATGCAAGAACGAATCGGCTCACAACGGAGATGAGCGCACGCGTGGTAGCGATCGCGCCCAACGGAGTGATGCAGCTCAAGGGGAACAAGATCATCAAGGTCGAGGAGAGCAAGGTCAACCTGACTCTCACCGGCTGGGTGCGCGTGCAGGACGTGGCTCCCGACAACAGCGTACAATCATTCCGCATGGCTGACGCCGATCTCGATTACCAGGCCGAAGGCCCGCTTGGCAAGGCGAAGAGCGGAATAATCGGCAGGTTGCTGGGAGCGTTCTGGCCATGA
- a CDS encoding flagellar motor protein MotB: MPGKEKQIIRIVKRKKTHAAHHGGSWKVAYADFVTAMMAFFMVMWLLSMDQKMKDAIEGYFSNPVGFKKGFSAGTNIISSGNSPAGEVKPPLRILIRTAEEKKFGDLAKDLRTRLNGSPDLRALGAHIEAVQTKSGLRIELIESGSGQTFFRNGSAEPLPITVAALRLIGAELSRLQTPIIIEGHTDSQQFGSSASYTNWELSSDRANAARRLVQAAGVDPSRIVEVRGMADRDLRVPSNPMDPANRRISILLPFTVLPGDADPAEAVSGDAEIVKRSS; the protein is encoded by the coding sequence ATGCCGGGCAAGGAAAAACAGATCATCCGCATCGTCAAGAGGAAGAAAACACATGCGGCTCATCATGGCGGAAGCTGGAAGGTCGCGTATGCGGACTTCGTAACTGCCATGATGGCGTTCTTCATGGTCATGTGGCTGTTAAGCATGGACCAGAAGATGAAGGACGCAATCGAAGGTTACTTTTCAAATCCAGTCGGTTTCAAGAAGGGCTTCTCCGCTGGAACGAACATCATCTCCAGTGGAAACTCGCCTGCTGGCGAGGTCAAGCCGCCACTCAGAATCCTGATTCGGACAGCGGAAGAGAAGAAGTTCGGCGATCTGGCCAAGGATCTTCGCACGAGACTCAACGGCTCGCCGGATCTTCGCGCGCTCGGCGCACACATCGAGGCCGTGCAGACAAAGAGCGGTCTTCGCATCGAGCTGATCGAAAGCGGCAGCGGCCAGACGTTCTTTCGCAACGGATCGGCGGAGCCGTTGCCGATCACCGTCGCGGCACTGCGCCTTATCGGCGCCGAGCTGAGTCGATTGCAAACGCCGATCATCATCGAAGGTCATACCGACTCCCAACAGTTCGGCAGCTCCGCGTCATACACCAACTGGGAGCTGTCTTCGGACCGGGCAAACGCCGCGCGACGGCTGGTACAGGCGGCGGGGGTCGATCCGTCCCGAATCGTGGAAGTGCGTGGCATGGCTGACAGGGATCTGCGGGTGCCGAGCAATCCAATGGATCCGGCAAACCGACGAATATCGATCCTGCTTCCGTTCACGGTTCTGCCGGGCGACGCCGATCCGGCTGAAGCAGTCTCGGGCGATGCGGAGATCGTGAAGCGATCGAGTTAG
- the flgK gene encoding flagellar hook-associated protein FlgK, producing MSINSIFNTATLAIQAQQTAIDTAAHNIANAGVAGYSRQVVNLQPNTPLYTPTGAIGTGVVVQDISRVRDTMLDTNYRAQSSQAAGYSTRGDILTSIGQVFGEPSTTGLSSTLDQFYASWGDLANNPTSSAAKSVVQERGSQVASMLNQFSTNLDQLSSNTLADATQKVSDINQYTAQIANINKQIVAAEADGKTTANDLRDMRDNAIDALSKIVPVRVIDQPNGSDTIYVAGATVVDGSSSSTFGLQQSSGKVSLQLNGRAFSTQSPGGALGADLDGLNTDIPNAKSQLDTLAAGIVTSVNTVHTTGWTAAGDAAGGSNWNASAPPTGSNINFFDPTKTTAASISLSSQVASNASYIAAGDTQGATGNNNVANALAALGSNMTTMTKYGSTTETTSISEFYRDLVTRVGVATSDATSSATVYQTLTQQAETQRQSVSGVSTDEELISLTKSQQAYAAAAKVITTAASMSQTLLDMIR from the coding sequence ATGTCAATCAATTCCATCTTCAATACGGCAACGCTTGCCATCCAGGCACAGCAGACGGCCATCGATACCGCGGCGCACAACATCGCGAACGCCGGTGTCGCTGGCTACAGCCGCCAGGTGGTAAATCTTCAGCCCAACACCCCGCTCTACACACCGACCGGCGCGATCGGCACCGGCGTGGTCGTCCAGGATATCTCGCGCGTCCGCGATACGATGCTGGACACCAATTACCGCGCGCAGTCATCGCAGGCGGCGGGTTACTCCACGCGCGGCGACATCCTCACCTCGATCGGACAGGTCTTCGGCGAGCCGTCCACCACCGGACTGTCCAGCACGCTGGATCAGTTCTACGCCTCATGGGGCGATCTGGCCAACAACCCGACCAGCTCGGCGGCCAAGAGCGTCGTTCAGGAGCGTGGATCGCAGGTCGCGTCGATGCTCAATCAGTTCTCGACCAACCTGGATCAGCTGTCATCCAACACGTTGGCGGACGCCACGCAGAAAGTAAGCGACATCAACCAGTACACGGCGCAGATCGCGAACATCAACAAGCAGATCGTCGCAGCCGAAGCAGACGGCAAGACAACGGCGAACGATCTGCGTGACATGCGCGACAACGCAATCGACGCGCTCAGCAAGATCGTGCCGGTGCGCGTGATCGATCAACCGAACGGCTCTGACACGATCTACGTTGCGGGAGCAACAGTTGTCGATGGCTCATCGTCTTCGACGTTCGGCCTGCAGCAGTCCAGCGGCAAGGTCAGCCTTCAGCTCAACGGACGTGCGTTCTCCACTCAGTCGCCTGGCGGTGCGCTGGGTGCCGATCTCGACGGGCTGAACACCGACATTCCGAACGCGAAGAGTCAGCTCGACACTCTCGCTGCCGGCATCGTCACGAGTGTCAACACGGTCCACACTACCGGATGGACCGCCGCCGGCGATGCCGCGGGTGGTTCCAACTGGAACGCCTCCGCTCCGCCGACCGGATCGAACATCAACTTCTTCGATCCCACCAAGACGACCGCTGCAAGCATCAGCCTGTCATCGCAGGTTGCTTCGAATGCGTCGTACATTGCGGCCGGCGATACACAGGGCGCCACCGGCAACAACAACGTCGCGAACGCCCTGGCCGCGCTCGGAAGCAACATGACGACGATGACGAAGTACGGATCGACGACCGAGACCACATCGATCAGTGAGTTCTATCGCGATCTCGTCACGCGCGTCGGCGTCGCGACCAGCGATGCCACATCGTCGGCAACGGTATATCAGACACTCACGCAGCAGGCTGAAACGCAGCGTCAGAGCGTGAGCGGAGTATCCACCGACGAAGAGCTCATCTCGCTCACGAAAAGTCAGCAGGCGTACGCCGCGGCAGCCAAGGTCATCACGACCGCGGCCAGCATGTCGCAGACTCTGCTCGACATGATTCGCTAG
- a CDS encoding rod-binding protein: MTPIGGPAPVRNSGSVDPIAAAQDAKLHKVSSQLEGVFVQEMYKSMRSTVPSGGLFDGGTGEEMFTGMLDEHIAADTPQHWKHGLSESIYRQLREKIHAQNPSLPPDSSLVTATSVDK, translated from the coding sequence ATGACGCCAATCGGCGGGCCGGCGCCGGTTCGTAACAGTGGATCCGTCGATCCCATCGCAGCTGCTCAGGATGCCAAGCTTCATAAGGTATCGAGCCAGCTGGAGGGCGTCTTCGTCCAGGAGATGTACAAGTCAATGCGCTCCACCGTACCAAGCGGTGGGCTGTTCGACGGTGGAACTGGTGAAGAAATGTTTACAGGAATGCTGGACGAACACATTGCTGCCGATACTCCACAACACTGGAAACATGGCCTGAGCGAGTCGATCTACCGGCAACTCCGGGAGAAGATACACGCACAGAATCCATCGCTTCCACCCGACAGCAGCCTCGTGACGGCGACCAGCGTGGACAAGTGA
- a CDS encoding flagellar basal body P-ring protein FlgI, which translates to MKRIIETITVALGCFAVLAFQAGAQSARIRDITMADGSMPVRLLGYGIVVGLDGTGDRGIGGQQGGQTVQSVANLLRRFDIEIPAQALRTRNAAAVLVTAEVSPYLRPGGKFDITISSLGDARSLRGGTLWMTPLVTDAGAQAVGTAQGSIVISDGNINSRDFNTVETSGRIPSGGLLEGSVTTASFANSSRLLLKDPDIGTATKIAAAINQAIGANTAKVEDPGSVALTLPATGDRATTIVKIQDLKVTPDRSNRLVIDGRDGTVVAGGDITVGEAVVSHGGVTLTIGGPAAATPGPSAPAAGPPGPDGAGGNGNQAVRVATGASVQAVASALQAVQTSPSEIAAIFESLREVGALAAEVTIR; encoded by the coding sequence ATGAAGCGTATAATCGAAACGATCACCGTTGCGCTCGGCTGCTTCGCCGTACTCGCGTTTCAGGCAGGCGCACAATCAGCACGCATTCGCGACATAACGATGGCCGATGGATCGATGCCCGTTCGCCTGCTCGGCTACGGCATCGTCGTTGGCTTGGATGGAACCGGCGATCGCGGCATCGGCGGACAACAGGGCGGCCAGACTGTGCAGTCAGTCGCGAACCTGCTGCGTCGCTTCGATATCGAGATTCCCGCCCAGGCGCTGCGGACACGCAACGCGGCAGCGGTGCTGGTCACGGCCGAAGTATCACCGTACCTCCGGCCCGGCGGAAAGTTCGACATCACCATTTCGTCGTTGGGCGATGCTCGCTCGCTACGCGGAGGTACGCTGTGGATGACACCACTCGTCACCGATGCGGGCGCTCAGGCAGTTGGAACTGCGCAGGGCTCCATAGTCATAAGCGACGGCAACATCAACTCGCGCGACTTCAATACGGTAGAAACGTCGGGCCGCATCCCGAGCGGCGGACTACTCGAAGGATCGGTGACGACCGCGAGCTTCGCCAACTCGTCGCGACTTCTATTGAAGGATCCTGACATTGGAACTGCAACCAAGATCGCTGCCGCAATCAATCAGGCGATCGGCGCGAACACTGCAAAGGTGGAAGACCCTGGCTCCGTAGCGCTCACGCTTCCAGCAACGGGCGACCGCGCGACCACCATCGTCAAGATTCAGGATCTCAAGGTCACTCCGGACCGATCCAACAGACTCGTCATCGATGGACGCGACGGTACCGTGGTAGCGGGTGGCGACATAACTGTAGGTGAGGCTGTGGTGAGTCATGGCGGAGTCACGCTGACGATTGGCGGGCCCGCGGCAGCAACGCCTGGTCCATCGGCGCCAGCGGCCGGACCACCGGGGCCGGACGGGGCGGGCGGTAATGGAAACCAGGCTGTACGAGTCGCGACGGGAGCGTCGGTTCAGGCGGTAGCGTCGGCATTGCAGGCGGTCCAGACATCGCCATCCGAAATCGCGGCGATCTTCGAATCGCTGCGCGAAGTCGGCGCGCTCGCGGCCGAGGTCACCATCAGATGA
- a CDS encoding carbon storage regulator, with translation MLILGRRPGDTLIIDGGIKIVVLQCDRSGVRLGIEAPSDVTILRGEIVNQIADENKRANVVSEAKEWATTIPLKKKESPR, from the coding sequence ATGCTGATTCTGGGGCGGCGGCCCGGAGACACGCTAATCATCGACGGCGGCATCAAGATCGTCGTGCTCCAGTGCGACCGGAGCGGCGTGCGTCTGGGCATCGAAGCGCCCAGCGACGTAACGATTCTGCGCGGTGAGATAGTCAATCAGATCGCGGATGAGAACAAGCGCGCCAACGTCGTTTCTGAAGCGAAGGAGTGGGCCACGACCATTCCGCTCAAAAAGAAAGAATCGCCGCGTTAA